One Methanobacterium sp. genomic region harbors:
- a CDS encoding DUF3566 domain-containing protein: MVDIKEIKSIEIVPYTLMTSSINAVWAFLYAIFTLILGLIPFAISPTAANSTALWFYIASIVSSPVGSFVLGVLQSFLFALIYNLLVPKLGGIKLGLEDLSEIKSIPVMPFALITSTISAIFVLIIALIVMPLVAAYIPVVSQIASSLPLNGTNVTAESISSLGTFGVIGSILSIIILPITAFVIVFVINVVLAVLYNLVAPRVGGIKLEFAADAENMYEILSVAPVQLALITAIIAAICGIIIGIIAVIISALYGAAIIGVMFLAGFTIGFLVGVFIAYAILALIYNFLRPKIGGIKLELQ, encoded by the coding sequence ATGGTCGACATTAAAGAAATCAAATCAATTGAAATTGTTCCTTACACATTAATGACATCATCTATTAATGCAGTATGGGCTTTCCTGTATGCAATATTTACATTAATTTTAGGACTAATACCCTTTGCAATTTCGCCAACTGCTGCTAACTCAACTGCACTATGGTTTTACATTGCTTCTATTGTTTCTTCACCGGTAGGCAGCTTTGTTCTGGGAGTCCTTCAGTCATTTTTATTTGCATTAATTTACAATCTATTAGTCCCCAAACTTGGTGGAATTAAACTTGGACTTGAAGATCTAAGTGAAATAAAATCGATTCCAGTGATGCCGTTTGCACTAATAACTTCTACCATTTCAGCAATTTTTGTACTTATAATTGCCTTAATTGTTATGCCATTAGTTGCAGCGTACATCCCTGTAGTATCACAAATAGCAAGTTCACTACCATTAAACGGGACAAATGTAACTGCAGAAAGCATATCCTCGTTAGGAACATTTGGAGTTATAGGATCTATATTATCCATTATAATACTGCCAATAACAGCATTTGTAATTGTATTTGTAATAAATGTAGTATTAGCTGTACTATACAACTTAGTAGCGCCAAGGGTTGGTGGAATTAAGCTTGAATTTGCAGCAGATGCAGAAAATATGTACGAAATACTGTCAGTTGCACCAGTACAGCTGGCGTTAATAACTGCAATTATTGCAGCCATATGCGGAATTATTATTGGAATAATCGCAGTTATAATCAGTGCACTATATGGAGCTGCCATTATAGGAGTTATGTTCCTGGCAGGATTTACAATCGGATTCCTGGTAGGTGTATTTATAGCATATGCAATTCTAGCATTGATATATAACTTCTTAAGGCCAAAAATCGGCGGGATCAAGTTAGAACTCCAGTAA
- a CDS encoding DUF126 domain-containing protein: MQKQVINCRKISKGHAQGEVIVTNDPISFLGGVDPKTGVIIDSQHELYGKKISGKILVIPSGKGSTVGSYVIFQMAKNKTAPSAIISLKAEPIIATGAIMAEIPMVDQPDADILNILKEGDIVEVDADSGIIKIN; this comes from the coding sequence ATGCAAAAACAGGTTATAAATTGTAGAAAAATTTCTAAAGGACATGCCCAGGGAGAAGTTATAGTTACAAATGATCCTATAAGTTTTTTAGGTGGAGTAGACCCAAAAACAGGAGTTATAATTGATTCACAGCATGAATTGTACGGTAAAAAAATAAGTGGAAAAATTCTTGTAATTCCCTCTGGAAAAGGATCCACGGTAGGATCTTATGTTATATTCCAGATGGCAAAAAATAAAACCGCTCCCAGTGCGATAATATCATTAAAAGCTGAACCTATTATTGCAACAGGTGCAATAATGGCAGAAATACCCATGGTAGACCAGCCCGATGCAGATATTTTAAATATTTTAAAAGAGGGAGATATTGTTGAAGTTGATGCTGATTCAGGTATTATAAAAATAAACTGA
- a CDS encoding DUF5518 domain-containing protein codes for MTEWTAVGIGGVVTAGLTIVLALVFFPLFFLGPIVGGFLAVYLMKDEFESGIINGALAGVIGGLIIGILSLFGIGIIAAVITVLAAQIGLAVGALGILIVIFFTILAVFICGILSAIGGAIGEYVQSAGRRGYENY; via the coding sequence ATGACTGAATGGACAGCTGTTGGAATAGGTGGAGTAGTAACTGCTGGTTTAACTATTGTTCTTGCCCTTGTGTTTTTCCCATTATTCTTTTTAGGGCCAATAGTGGGCGGTTTTTTAGCAGTATATTTGATGAAAGATGAATTTGAAAGCGGTATAATAAATGGCGCTTTAGCGGGAGTTATAGGTGGTTTAATAATTGGAATTCTTTCGCTATTTGGTATTGGAATAATAGCTGCTGTAATAACTGTTTTAGCGGCACAAATAGGACTTGCAGTAGGAGCACTGGGAATTTTAATTGTAATTTTCTTTACAATACTTGCAGTGTTCATATGTGGAATTCTTTCGGCTATTGGTGGAGCTATAGGAGAATATGTCCAATCTGCAGGTAGAAGAGGATATGAAAATTATTAA
- a CDS encoding DUF5518 domain-containing protein, with translation MGEMMVEIKSTPIITGMLLAIILATLFKMISGSWGEYAGVLLATIYVGFSVSGNYTNGTVHGALVGTMGAIIAGIFSIMGFKALLGIMEAAGGLDSMILLIIIWAVVGAIGGTIGVIIKELGTSKEKPVT, from the coding sequence ATGGGTGAAATGATGGTTGAAATAAAATCGACACCCATAATAACTGGTATGCTCTTAGCAATAATACTGGCAACGCTCTTTAAAATGATATCGGGATCATGGGGCGAATATGCAGGTGTACTTTTAGCGACGATATATGTAGGTTTTTCTGTTAGTGGAAACTATACAAATGGCACAGTTCATGGTGCACTAGTGGGTACTATGGGGGCAATAATCGCCGGTATCTTTTCTATTATGGGTTTTAAAGCGTTATTAGGAATAATGGAAGCAGCAGGTGGGTTGGATTCAATGATTTTATTAATCATTATCTGGGCAGTTGTTGGAGCTATTGGTGGAACAATAGGAGTCATTATAAAAGAATTAGGAACATCAAAAGAAAAACCTGTAACTTAA
- a CDS encoding DUF5518 domain-containing protein: protein MVNWRTVIIGFILAVVLSEFLGFIGLTIGAAFGSNGGNTGQIIGYLLATIYVGYSIDGNYINGAIYGAIIGFIGGMVSLIVTGAIFGTFVATTGSLTVLALESILYGIIGAIGGIIGFIISVYFSRKEEHAV from the coding sequence ATGGTCAACTGGAGAACTGTAATTATTGGTTTCATTTTAGCGGTAGTATTATCTGAATTTCTGGGATTCATTGGGTTAACCATTGGGGCAGCTTTTGGATCAAATGGAGGCAATACTGGACAAATTATTGGATATCTTTTAGCAACCATATATGTTGGTTACAGTATTGATGGAAATTATATAAACGGCGCAATTTATGGTGCAATTATAGGTTTCATTGGAGGAATGGTGTCTTTAATTGTTACAGGAGCCATTTTTGGAACTTTTGTAGCAACCACTGGTTCATTAACAGTTTTAGCGCTAGAATCAATACTTTATGGTATTATTGGGGCTATTGGTGGTATTATTGGGTTCATCATCAGCGTGTACTTCTCAAGAAAAGAAGAGCATGCAGTTTAA